Within the Malassezia vespertilionis chromosome 3, complete sequence genome, the region AATGCAAACGCGCAAAATCATGCGCGAGCATACACGTACATCTGTAAGTATTTGCGCCACCATCCCCAAAAACAAAGAGTAAAAGGCGAGAGTGTAAGCACCAGTTCGCGCAGAAAGAAATAGGAGACATACAGCATGGATGATACCCTGGAGTAAGAAAAGGCAATACAGCGATACGTACCGGAATGTAACCTAAGATCGTGAGAACGACGTTGACTGGACAATGTCAGGGCACAGACGCATACGTACGCCAAAATTGGGTACCACAGCCAACCTCCAAGAACACACCCACGGGTGGCAGGAAGATTGCAAGGATAAGTTTGAACACGTCAGAGCAACTGTCCTTGTTAAATTTCTGTCGCTATCCGCAACTTACGTCACAGGCATGATTAGCGTAAGGGACGGGAACGCAAAAGTGGTGCGTCGCCATTTCTAGCTATGAACCTTTACTCAGCATGACGTACATTATAATATCGTCCAGAGCAGGGTATTAAAATTTAGTCATGGTGCAATAAAGAATCGCTACAGAGGATAGCTGCAATGCAAAACTAATGGGGATCAAAGAAAAACAACAAGAAATATGCCATTGTTGACATTAAATTCCGCCACTTGCATTTTGAGATAGGCGAAGCTTTTCCTGCTCAAGGCGCTGATATAAAAGAGTGACTGCCATTTGAATGTTCGGAGGCGGCCCAGTAATAGTCACCAAACGCTCCGATCCGGTCCCGCCCGCAGCTGTGCCGGCGCCACGATCCATGATCTTGATATGACTGGCACTCAATTGGCGAATTTCATTGATCTTCTGTCCGCCTTTTCCAATAATGCAGCCAACCAAATCATTAGGGATGAAGATCTGCTGCGTCTGCGAGCCGGGCGCTAATGTGGATGGCAGTGGATTTGGACTGGCCGTGCCACCATAGCGGTATGCACTTGCAGGCTGTGCACTGCTCATAGGAGCTGTAGTTGGGTTAAATGGCGCGGTACTCATAGAGCGAGCTGTGGGTGCAGCCGAGGGGCGGTACGCCAAATTGTTCGCGTTGCGATCTGGATGTTCCAAAAGAATGGTGCCCACATAGAACACGGCGATGTGAATCGAGTCGGCAACTCCGGTAATGCTCAAAACGCGTTCCGTAGATCCCGGCAGCATCGTCTCTCCTGCATTCAATGCAGCACCGCTGGCCTCTTGAATCTCCTTGATCTTGTTGCCTTGCTTACCAATGATGGATCCCATGCGTGAATTCGGAATTATGAGCCGGATTGTCACAATGCGCATGCCTGGGACGGACGGCTCATCATACGGTTCATCCGtcatgcggcgcactaTTAAACCAAAAACTTTGCTTACAGCATCAAGTGGACCGGAAACGGTAAGTATGCGTTCCGGGCTCATAGGAACGCTTTCACTGATATTGAGACGCGCATTGCTGAGCTCGCGAATTTCATTGATATGACGGCCTTGCTTCCCAATAATTACACTTGCGTCACTTGTGATAATCaacacgcgcagcacaatAGGTGCAGGTACAGTCTGGGTATAGGATGGCTGCAATGGCACAACAGGCTGCGGAGCATTTGTTGCTGCGCTGAGCGCAGCATCTGTCGGAAACCCGGCCATGGTTTGTGCACGGTGTGCTTCTTGAACAAGTGCCTGCGCCACGGTAGCATCTACATGGGACATGGACGGCACATTGAACGCAGTCGGCAAGTTTGTTTCGCCATTGTCATGACCGACTGGTGAATGCAATTCAGACacacaagcagcgccggctGCATGGTCGCTTCCAGCTGAAGCGCTCATATTAAAAAGTCACAGTTAATGAGGGAATGGGGTGTGTATTGGGTCAACAAATAAGAAGCACTCGTGCTGCAAAAACTACCGTGTCAGTATGGGCCGTTCCGCACGCATGCACTGCGTTGTGATGCGAAGTGATAGACATACCTTCGGTCCAATAAGGGTAGGGGGGAGAAAAGAGAAAAATCGGGGCGGTCGCGATCCGTTACAAACAACGACCGGGGGTGTTCAGTACGGGATTTGGTAGCTTGGCAAGGAGACGGCGCTACAGGCACCATCTGAAGGCTTTTTCAGACACAAGCGAATGAGCACGTGTGTCGGCCGACACATGCATGCCATATGCGCGATTGGTAGCGCCGCAGGCCGATAAAAAACGGCGCGTGACGGTTGGCTGGtggagcgtcgcgcacaaggaACAAAAACAGCTACTTGCGAAGAAGCCAGCGGAGGGATCTGTGGCCAATGAAAGTATGAGTCGAGTGGGCATTGCACGCCAGGCAGCACTGACAACGTCAAAGCACATGCATGCATTGATGCACTATGGGATCGTACAATACACTGCATCTTCGCCCTCCATAGAATGTAGGACAGCCTGCTACGTTAGCCACACAAGATCAGATTGTGATGTacgccgctgcatggcGACACGCTGCGTAAGGAAAATATGATGACTAAATAAAAGGCTTGTCTGTGAGCGCCTGTGCGTtacgtcgctgcgcaatgtcAGCGGACGCGGAGGactcgctgcgccaagcgttTGTAGAATGCTTGGCACGTGAACGCAAGCGAGAGGCGTGGCGCGAGTCGTGGCTCGTTCGAAACATTGCTGTACAGCGTGCAGAAACCCGCCAGCATGTAGAAACGCCTTCGTTGAAACGGAGCACGATGCTGATGaggcgcatgcgccaagGCAACCTCTGCGATACTGCAGACTGGATTCTTGGTGAAATACAGTGTGTCGGACTGCACAAGTATATTGACGAGCTCGTTCCTGCAATAATGGACATGTTGTGCAAATGTACTTTGTtcaaggagcgcatggcGGCGATAGAGATCCTCGGCGAGCTCTACGGCCTCTATGGCGACGATTTGCGCGTGCCCCTCACAGTCCAAGTGCAGAATTACATTGTGCCGGTCGTGCCGGATGCAGCAAAGCAAAAATCGTCTGAGCAGTGCAAGAAAGGAGACGAGGCGCGGATTGTCATGCAGCGTTCCTTGATCCGCGTTGTAGCTGAAATGGCATTCACCGGCCTCATTGGTGTAACAGACGCTGCGGACTGCCAAGAAAGTCTGACACAGTCGACAGCATGGCTGTACCAACAGCTTGCTGCGTTCATGTACAACGACCCTGCCTTTGTATACCTGCCGATCATCATGTATGCGCTTCGGTCTTACGCGTCGATCCTTGTAAAATATGCGCCATTACACGACGCAGGTGAGAGTGTCGAGTGCTGGGAAGAAGACACTCTTGTCCCAGGAGCCCAAAAAGTACGGTTCCGTCTCCTCTTTGAGTCctactttgcgcgcctcgtaGCGCACCTGCAGTCGCTGCAACAAACGCTgcaagcgtgtgcgcagcgaatcCGGAATGCCATTCCTCGATACGGAGCTGTGACTGTGTTTGAGGAGCGAGAGAATGCATTGCAATGCGATTTACACGAAtacgatgcgctgtgcgaaGAGCTGCGGACGTTTGCGCAGATGATTCAAGTGCGGTGCCCGACGTTGAAGCAAATTTCCCTCGAAGCAGACACCGCAGGTGAGCACGCGCAAATGTTGGCTAGAATCGACGCGGACATTGAGGCGGGCAAAAGCGCATGGGACAACGAGACGGAGCGCGCGTTCTACACCGAACTTTTGAGCGTAAGAGTTGCGGAATGCGATGACGGGGTGGATTTGCTTTTCAAGAAGCTCTTGTCTGTGCAAAATGTTATGATGCTGGACCACCTTGCGCGGCaatttgcgctgcacaataCGGACAACGTACGTGCGAAGCTTTGCAAGCACATTATGGACGTGCCATGCGACCGCCAAAACCTGTATCCCTTTTATGCGCGACTCACCGCGACACTGCAATGTTGCATGCCCTCTGTCCTTGTGCAAGTGCTCGAAGCATTGGCGCGCGATTTTCGACACCTGTTGTCCAATGGACAAGGCGAGCACAAAGTtagtgcgcggcgcaagctcaTGCTTTTCTACGCTGAGCTCACTCAATTCCACCTCGTGCCCATTGCGACCATTTTCCAGTTGCTGAGCAATCTTTTGGATCAGTTCAAGTCGCACTCTATTGAGATGCTTGCGATGTTTTTAGGAAGATGTGGCAGGTTTCTGCTCTTGAACCGTGCATTGAGTGCGCGGATGCTGGGATACCTGGAGCAAATGCAGCGAAAACGGAATGCTTTGCATTTGGATATGCATGACGATGCGATGCTACAGAATGCGTACTACGATTGCCTGCCGCAGGAAAAGACACAGGAAAAACAAGTGCCTTTATCGGAGGAAATGCAGCTTCTCCATTTTCTTTTTGCCCACAAGATGCGCCCCGCGAACGTTTCCGCCGTCGTAGaggtgctgcggcgtgtAGATTTTGCACGTGAAGAACACCACAAGTATTTGCTGCAGCGGTTTACCCGGCCGTGGGAGTACAACACAGAGGTGTACGCCGTCTTGGCCCAGGTGCTGCGCTTTCTCGCGGGGAACAAAGCTTTTGCGAATAAAGTGGTGGACAATGTCATTGAACAGATCCAGCAATGCGTGGAGACGAATGCGTATGCGGAAAACCAGCGCAAGTATGCGCTTGTGCGGTACTTTGGGCAGTTGTACCGCTCATCTATCGTCGCCGACAGCACCATGCTTGACATGCTGTGGTACTTGTGTGTCGAGACGCAGGGTGATGGCCCGCTAGAATACATGCGCATACGCCTTGTGaacgcgctgcttgtcgtACTTAGGCCCGTCACGATACCACACAAAGCCTTTGACGACGTTATGCTTGTATATTTTGCATACCTTGGCCAAAAAAAGCAGCCGATACCCGCAGAAGTTGCGCAGGATCTAGCGCTGTCGGTGGGTACTATATTCAAAGGAATGGGGAGGGACGAGCATATGTATaaaaatgcggcgctgcgcgcgcgcaccatGCTAAATACACACCACTCCGAAACGCTGCGAGGGAGAGCCGAGCGCTATTTTGCAACGCGTGATTCTCGGGCCAAGGATCCGCCCAAGGAGCTTCAAAATCAGGCTGTGATGCACATGACCCCCCacgcccagcgcgacgcgccttcTCAGCAGACCGATACCCTAGCGCGTGCAACCAAGCCAGTCGCGCTTCTTTCGCGGAATGGAAGAAGCATTCAAGTGCACGTTCCGAGCCACGCGTACATTTCGCGTACATAGCACACCAGCGCACCGATGCGCCGTACTTTTATCCCATACGTTTGCTAGTGCATCTGAATATCTGCCTCGTCCGTCTCGCCGTCAAACACGACCAGCTTTTCGTTTTTCgactctgcgccgcgcgcgacagcGTACTGCGGCCCGACATccgtctcgcgcagcaggctGCGGTCGCCTATCGTGGCTTCGTGGCCAACAATACAGTTCTCGAGCTTAGCGTTATCGCCGACGTGGACACCGTCCATGAGAACGGAGCGCATAATACGCGCGCCTTTGCCCACGGCGCAGTTCCGCCCGAGGATCGAGTGTTTGATTGTCGCGCGCTCTTCAATTTTCGCCCCTGCGCCGACCATGCAGTCTGCTGAGAGCTGTGCGCGGGGATGGATGGAGCTGTCGGTGTCCCTGTTTGGCTCGTATGGTAGAGATCCAGTGCCAGAAACGCTGGGGAGCGAGAAGTGGGCGAGGCCTTCCGGAGAGGtcgcgtggcgcagcaggtATCGATTGCACTCCAAGTACGTCGGCACGGTattcgcgcgtgcgatAAACGATTCCTCGCCAGGCATCCCGGCGCGCACCTTTTCCAGTTCGGCGGCAGGCGGCAGAGAGCGCTGCAATCCAGgacgcaggcgctggaTAACGAGCTCGCAGCGTGGGTGGTACGGAGCCCAAGCAGCGTCTGACTCTGTGATACTCATCCACGGCGGGGGCACGTTGGTATTCGACAGCTCGAGCGAAGTATCGGGAATGCTATTCGTCGCGGCAGCGTCCAGCGGCACATTCCACGCGGCTTTTTTGCTGAGGCGCGTTTGCCAGCTGCATTTAATCATAAAAGGaacgagctgctcgatgaTATTGTTCAGCTCCGGGTGTTTTTCGAGGAGCGGGAGAAGCGGTGCTAGGCGCACAATGTACACGAGGGAGTCGAGCAAGGTTGTGCTTACACGTGCGTGCGGATGCTTCCACAACAGACTCATGCGCAGCTCCAAGTCCGATGCGTTCTTGTCCAAGACGTCGTCCGAGTCCATGACGAGGAGCGGAGCATGGACAGAAATcacgtcgcggcgtgcaccTGGGCTCGGCAGCGTGCCTTCCTGGACGCGCAGCGGAGTGCGCGCATACACAGAAAACAAATTCGCAGgcccgtcgcgctcgcggtCTTTGCCCGTGCCTTCgcccgcaccgcgctcgtAAAAGAGGCAGCTGAGTGTGGGTGGATCGGGCATAGAGCTCAGATGTGTCGCAATGAGCGCCGAAAGAGGGGTGTCGGGTGCGATGAGGTCCAGCGGCACGATCAACGggtcgagctcgagcttgCGTGTGGCTGCGAGCCAGTACAAGATTTGCGCGGTGCCCCACCGCGCACGCGTGAGCGGGGTGTTTGGATGCCAGaggctgcgcacgctctcGCCAGGCTTCGGCCCGAAAGGAACGAGCTCGACGTGCATGACGGgcttgctcggcgagctggacTCGGTGCCGACGAGCGTCGGCCCcacattgcgcgctgtgACGGCAACGTTGGGCTTGGCGGAGTACTCGGTGTCTGCATTCGGCGCGACCAGCGacagcgtgcgcagcgcagcagcaagcgccgagTGCTCGGCAATGGGCGCGACAAGCAAGCAAGCGCGAAAGCCCGCAGAGACGAGCCACTGGAGCGGAAAAGCGATCATGGGCCTGTTGAGCACGGGAACGAGCGCCTTGGGCAGCGGCTCGGAGCGCGTCTCGCACAATGGGTATAATGTCGTACCGGCATCGCTGAAAATCACCGGCTGAAACCGTGCatgatgcggcgcttgcgtcggcACCATGGTGGAGGAAagcgtgcaggcgcacacAAACAGGCACGTGGTGCTGTTTCTTAGCCATGTtcgccgtgctcgccgGAGGGTGTGCTCTGCGCACGCAAGGCATGCGGGcgggcgtgcgtgtgcgtgtgccgctgcttgcgcgcgcactgtcCCGCACCGCAATTTGGCGccaagatgcgccgcgcccccCCAACGTGCGGCCCACGCGCAAAGAAGTGCTTGCGACGGTGCCCAACATGCTGACCGTCTCGCGGATCTGCATGTGCCCGTTTATTGGATGGTCGGTGGTGTGCGGCGAGCCGTACCTGACGCTTGGCCTTTTGGGCGTTGCGGGCGCGACCGACCTGCTGGACGGCtacattgcgcggcgctacaAAAGCTACACAACCTTTGGCAGCATCGCCGACCCTGCGGCGGACAAGCTGCTCATGGCCACAATGGTCGTTTctctgtgcgcgagcggccAGATGGCATTGCCGCTCGCGGCGATTATTCTCGGGAGAGACATTTTTCTCGTAGCGCTTGCATTCTACATGCGCTTCCGCTCCCTGCCTCCTCCGCGCACCTGGACGCGCTACTGTGATCCTCATCTCCCCTCGGTGCACGTCACGCCTACGCAGCTCAGCAAAGCCAACACGTTTCTACAGCTCTTGCTTGTGGGGCTCCTCACGCTCTACCCCGTGCTTCCGGACGAATGGCAAAACAATGTGTatatgcagcgcacgcgccaagcgctctCGTGGGTCGTGGCGGGCACGACGCTATGGACGGGCGTCGACTATGCATGCagccggcgcgccgtgcgctaTCTCCACAGAACATAGTCACTCTGTAAaaaacgcgccgcgcgtgcggcctTTGGCAGCGTCGAGGAGTCTTGTGCGcgggagcggcgcagtgcccTGGTCCTCGGCGGGAGGCGGCACGGGTGCAGGCATGGCGTGCAAAGGCGTGTCGTGCGTGCCATCCGCGTGCAGGCATACGCTATCGATCATGGCgatgagcggcgcaagctcctcgCGGAGTACAGCACACGTTTCCTTCTCGGGCTGCGGCAGGGCGGCGAGCTCGTGCAGACGGTGCAGCAACGCAtcgtcgaggcgcagctggtgcttggccaaagcgcgctgcacaagcgtcTGGACGCTCCACACAGGGCTTGGCACGTGTTtatgcggcgcggcgcggcgtgcggtgTGCaatccgcggcgcgcgccgggcgtgcGGTCGGCGAAAGGACGCTGGTGTGAGCCGTTATGCACGCACCTCCGGGGGCGCGTCGGTGACGGAAGTGAGCTGGGTGGCCATCAGCGCGCGGAACTGCGTGCCGGGGcggtcgagctgctcgaaCGTGCCCGACTCTGCAATCTGGCCGTCGTTGAGGAGCATAATGTGCCCGGCCGCGCGGATGGTACTGAGGCGGTGAGCGATGATCCACACGGTCACGCGGCCCTCCTCGATGATGTCGGTCACTGCCTGATTCACCAGGAGTTCCGAGGCAGAGTCGAGGGCAGACGTGGCCTCGTCCAGGAGCTGTGGTGAGCGTTGGGCAAAAGACGTACGAGGACACTCGGCTCGCGAATAAGCGCGCGGGCAATGGCAATTCGCTGGCGCTGCCCGCCGCTGAGCTCGCGGGGGCCGATGCGTGTATCGAATCCGTTGGGCATCATCCGGATGAACTcggtgcagtgcgccgcggtcgCTGCGTTTTCGACctgtgcgcgcgtggcgctggGGAAGCCGTACGCGATATTGTCCGCAATGGTGCCTTCGAACAGGATGGGTTCCTGGGGCACGACGCCCATGacggagcgcagcgattcCGGCGTGAATtcgcgcacgtcggcgccgtcgagctcgaccgTGCCGCTGTCCGGCTCGTAAAAGCGGAGCAGGAGGGCGTGGACAGAGGACTTCCCGGCACCCGAGCTCCCGACCAAAGCCACGCTGCTGCCTGGCTTGATGTCGAGCGTGACGCCGTTGAGGATGGGCGACGTGGGGCGCGAAGGATAGCTGAAGCGCACGTTGTCAAAGTGaatgtgcgcgccgcggcggtcGACCTTGGccacgtccagcgcgcgtcCCGCGCCCAGCTTGATGGCGGGCGTGCGGTCCAAGAGCTGAAAGACAcgcgcgcccgcgccgacgccTTTCATGAGCGAGGTAAAGAAGGAGGTCATGAGCAtcacgccgccgccaaggtACGCAGTGTACATGAGCAGCGAAGTGAGATCGCCCACAGTAAGCTGGCCGAGACTGACGAGGTGGCCGCCGTAGGTGAGCAGCGTGACAATGGCACAGTTCCCGACGAACCCGAGGCCCGAGTGAAAGATGCCGCCCGCGTACGCTTCCTTCGTCTGGAGGCGCACAATGTCCTCGACATGCCGGTCAAACTGCTTGCACTCGGAGCGCTGGGCATTGTATGCGGTAATGGTGCGGAAGGCAGGAGGATTCAGGCGCTCTTCGGTGAAGCGCGTCATGTGGCCGACGGCGTCCTGGGTGCGGTGTGTGAgattgcgcaaaaagcgcccgtagagcgcggcgccgagcgcagccGGAGGGATGACGCACATCATAACCATCGTGAGCTTGGTGCTGATGAAGAACATGGCGCTGCCGGCGGCACAGACGGTGACGGCAgagcgcacgccgtcggCGAGGTCGGTCGTGATGGCGTCGCCGACAATGTTGCAGTCCATATTGATGCGGCTGACCGTGTCTCCTCCCCCCTTGTCCGCGTACGCGACGTCCTGGCGGATGGCACTTGCAAAGGTGCGGTCGCGCATCCTCTGGAtcacacgcacgccgctcaACTCAAGCAGGATGTTCGACcctgcacgcgccatggcgccaAACGCGAAAACAagcaaaagcagcgcggccacGGTCGGGAGCGTCAGACCAAGCGGCAGCGACACATCTGGCGTGGAAAAAAAGTCGACCACCTTGCCGATCGTAAACGGGACACTGAGCGTGACGCCCGAGGCAatgagcagcagcacaagcgccaccAACATGTTGCGCTTCTCGGGCATCATCAGTGCATAGATTCGCTCCAGCGGCGGGTAGTTGCCATcgcttttgccgcgcgagaACATCTCGCGGAACGCGCCCGTAAACTCGCGGAACGCGCTCGGCTTTGCCACGGGCTTGTCGTCGTGGCGCACCATGCTTTGgtgcaaggcgcgcacaagcggcaCGCTCCGCAACACAGACGGCACGCATGTTGGACGCACACTGTGCAGTccatgcgcacgcagcgcagaagACAcacatcgcgcgcgcatcggtgCACCGACACGGAGCCACATGAGGATCCACAGacggcgtggcgcgcggcgttgcatTTATATCACGTGCTATAgtgctggcgcgccgcggcggacagcgcggcgcggggGGCCAAAGCGTTGGTCCAGTGGGTGAACTGGTGGTAGGcctgctcgaggaggaTGGCGATGCCGGGCACGCCCGTCCATGCGCCGTTTGTCGTGTCTGCGAGCTGGAGGAGCGGCGTGTGAGCCGGCTTGTACGCCATGTCGATCGCTACGCCGCGTGGCGCAGAcacgagcgcggcaggGAGCACAATGTCCGCATCTCCGCCTTCGACGCACGTCCCGTGCGCGGGCACGTTGCTCACAATGACCGACGGCtgctgcacggcggcgTCTGCAAGCGAggcaagcggcgcgacgcgccacTCGTCCGggacggcggcggcgagtGCGGCGGCTTTTTCATAGGTGCGGTTGTAGAGGAGGATGCGTGTGGCGCCGAGGCGGTGCATGGCGtagagcgcagcgcgcgccgagccgccggcgccaatGACCAGTGCGACGCACCCCTGCGCAGCCCCCAGGTGCTGCTCGGCCAGCGCCTGGATCGCGCACCAGTCCGTGTTGTCCCCGTGCACCGTTTGTTGTccgtctttttcgcgcggGATAAGCGTGTTCACGGCGCCGATTATCTGCGCCTCGGGGGAAATGGTGTCGAGGTACTGCATGATCTGCAGCTTGTACGGGATCGtgacgcttgcgccgccaaagtcAGGCGCacggagcagcgcgtcaaTGCCGTCCAAGTCGGGCGTctcgtgcagcgcgtaGCGGTACGGCAGGCCAAGCAGGGCAAAGCCTGTATTGTGGATCAAAGGACTGAGCGAGTGCGCGAtgggcgtgccgagcagaACAAATTGGCGCGAGGGCAAGAGCCCCAGCAGgtggcgcgcttggttGATTTCCTGCACGCTCAGCTGgcccggcgcggcgctctgcggAAGCGCGGGATGGGTGACGGGGGTAAGGACGGTGTTCAGCACGCGGCTCAGGCGGCCCGCGTCGCCCATGTTGAGCGCAATGAGAGGAGCGGGTGCGTGggcgtgcatcgcgcggcggaaATGCTCGAGGTCGAGATTGTCTTGGAGAGTGCGCGCCTGCCCAATAAGCTTgaccgccgcgccgaggcgcgtgccttgggcgtagaggcgcgcagcgctgctgcttgtcCAGGGCATCGTGCCCTGCAGATCGTGGAACGAggcaaggagctgcgcatgccCTCGATGGTcgtgcacggcggcaagatgcgccgctgcgcggtgcatcTCCACGTCCACAAACGCACATCCCAGACGCAAGCCAaggcgcacgagcgcaaaATAGAGCGCTTCTTCGCCGTCGGGGAAGCGGCCGCCCTGGgatacgctgcgcacggtaAACAAGATGGGGAGCGCAGTCGCCGCGGTCAAGATGGTTACCTGCTCGCACACACGCTCGAGCGATGGGGTGCCATCCGCAGCGAGCAAGTccacgcgcagctcgaccaAATCGACGCCGGCGCTCCATGCATccatgctcggcaaggcgtcgcgcacgtcggGAAACGTGAGCGACAAGAAGTAGGAGCGGCGGTGGAGCACGCTGGTGTCGACAGTGCCAagcggcacagcaagcacgcgctgcaatgTGCGTGCCGTGTCGAGCTCGGGCATGTTTAGCACCTcgacgctcgagcacgccTTGAAGTACGGCAAACGCCGCTGGTACACATCCTCGAGCGGCTCGCCGTACGCGGGCCGATTGCTGTGCGCGAGAAACGCTTTTATCGCGGCAAAGTCGCGCACGATATGCACCACGGGACCCGACTCCAtcgcaaagcgctgcagcagcgctcggctctcggcacgctcgacgATCCCACCGCCCAGGGAAATGACATGGTCGCGGGGGTACTGCCGCAAGAGCGTGTCAAG harbors:
- the PBP2_1 gene encoding PAB1 binding protein (COG:A; EggNog:ENOG503NYWM) translates to MSASAGSDHAAGAACVSELHSPVGHDNGETNLPTAFNVPSMSHVDATVAQALVQEAHRAQTMAGFPTDAALSAATNAPQPVVPLQPSYTQTVPAPIVLRVLIITSDASVIIGKQGRHINEIRELSNARLNISESVPMSPERILTVSGPLDAVSKVFGLIVRRMTDEPYDEPSVPGMRIVTIRLIIPNSRMGSIIGKQGNKIKEIQEASGAALNAGETMLPGSTERVLSITGVADSIHIAVFYVGTILLEHPDRNANNLAYRPSAAPTARSMSTAPFNPTTAPMSSAQPASAYRYGGTASPNPLPSTLAPGSQTQQIFIPNDLVGCIIGKGGQKINEIRQLSASHIKIMDRGAGTAAGGTGSERLVTITGPPPNIQMAVTLLYQRLEQEKLRLSQNASGGI
- the NMD2 gene encoding mRNA decay protein (COG:A; BUSCO:EOG09260BZ0; EggNog:ENOG503NUZF), whose protein sequence is MSADAEDSLRQAFVECLARERKREAWRESWLVRNIAVQRAETRQHVETPSLKRSTMLMRRMRQGNLCDTADWILGEIQCVGLHKYIDELVPAIMDMLCKCTLFKERMAAIEILGELYGLYGDDLRVPLTVQVQNYIVPVVPDAAKQKSSEQCKKGDEARIVMQRSLIRVVAEMAFTGLIGVTDAADCQESLTQSTAWLYQQLAAFMYNDPAFVYLPIIMYALRSYASILVKYAPLHDAGESVECWEEDTLVPGAQKVRFRLLFESYFARLVAHLQSLQQTLQACAQRIRNAIPRYGAVTVFEERENALQCDLHEYDALCEELRTFAQMIQVRCPTLKQISLEADTAGEHAQMLARIDADIEAGKSAWDNETERAFYTELLSVRVAECDDGVDLLFKKLLSVQNVMMLDHLARQFALHNTDNVRAKLCKHIMDVPCDRQNLYPFYARLTATLQCCMPSVLVQVLEALARDFRHLLSNGQGEHKVSARRKLMLFYAELTQFHLVPIATIFQLLSNLLDQFKSHSIEMLAMFLGRCGRFLLLNRALSARMLGYLEQMQRKRNALHLDMHDDAMLQNAYYDCLPQEKTQEKQVPLSEEMQLLHFLFAHKMRPANVSAVVEVLRRVDFAREEHHKYLLQRFTRPWEYNTEVYAVLAQVLRFLAGNKAFANKVVDNVIEQIQQCVETNAYAENQRKYALVRYFGQLYRSSIVADSTMLDMLWYLCVETQGDGPLEYMRIRLVNALLVVLRPVTIPHKAFDDVMLVYFAYLGQKKQPIPAEVAQDLALSVGTIFKGMGRDEHMYKNAALRARTMLNTHHSETLRGRAERYFATRDSRAKDPPKELQNQAVMHMTPHAQRDAPSQQTDTLARATKPVALLSRNGRSIQVHVPSHAYISRT
- the GCD1 gene encoding Translation initiation factor eIF-2B subunit gamma (COG:J; EggNog:ENOG503NXWR), which produces MVPTQAPHHARFQPVIFSDAGTTLYPLCETRSEPLPKALVPVLNRPMIAFPLQWLVSAGFRACLLVAPIAEHSALAAALRTLSLVAPNADTEYSAKPNVAVTARNVGPTLVGTESSSPSKPVMHVELVPFGPKPGESVRSLWHPNTPLTRARWGTAQILYWLAATRKLELDPLIVPLDLIAPDTPLSALIATHLSSMPDPPTLSCLFYERGAGEGTGKDRERDGPANLFSVYARTPLRVQEGTLPSPGARRDVISVHAPLLVMDSDDVLDKNASDLELRMSLLWKHPHARVSTTLLDSLVYIVRLAPLLPLLEKHPELNNIIEQLVPFMIKCSWQTRLSKKAAWNVPLDAAATNSIPDTSLELSNTNVPPPWMSITESDAAWAPYHPRCELVIQRLRPGLQRSLPPAAELEKVRAGMPGEESFIARANTVPTYLECNRYLLRHATSPEGLAHFSLPSVSGTGSLPYEPNRDTDSSIHPRAQLSADCMVGAGAKIEERATIKHSILGRNCAVGKGARIMRSVLMDGVHVGDNAKLENCIVGHEATIGDRSLLRETDVGPQYAVARGAESKNEKLVVFDGETDEADIQMH
- a CDS encoding cardiolipin synthase (CMP-forming) (EggNog:ENOG503NZR2; TransMembrane:3 (n3-11c15/16o138-159i192-210o226-244i); COG:I), whose protein sequence is MFAVLAGGCALRTQGMRAGVRVRVPLLARALSRTAIWRQDAPRPPNVRPTRKEVLATVPNMLTVSRICMCPFIGWSVVCGEPYLTLGLLGVAGATDLLDGYIARRYKSYTTFGSIADPAADKLLMATMVVSLCASGQMALPLAAIILGRDIFLVALAFYMRFRSLPPPRTWTRYCDPHLPSVHVTPTQLSKANTFLQLLLVGLLTLYPVLPDEWQNNVYMQRTRQALSWVVAGTTLWTGVDYACSRRAVRYLHRT
- a CDS encoding uncharacterized protein (TransMembrane:4 (i53-73o85-108i275-297o317-338i); EggNog:ENOG503NV86; COG:Q), encoding MVRHDDKPVAKPSAFREFTGAFREMFSRGKSDGNYPPLERIYALMMPEKRNMLVALVLLLIASGVTLSVPFTIGKVVDFFSTPDVSLPLGLTLPTVAALLLLVFAFGAMARAGSNILLELSGVRVIQRMRDRTFASAIRQDVAYADKGGGDTVSRINMDCNIVGDAITTDLADGVRSAVTVCAAGSAMFFISTKLTMVMMCVIPPAALGAALYGRFLRNLTHRTQDAVGHMTRFTEERLNPPAFRTITAYNAQRSECKQFDRHVEDIVRLQTKEAYAGGIFHSGLGFVGNCAIVTLLTYGGHLVSLGQLTVGDLTSLLMYTAYLGGGVMLMTSFFTSLMKGVGAGARVFQLLDRTPAIKLGAGRALDVAKVDRRGAHIHFDNVRFSYPSRPTSPILNGVTLDIKPGSSVALVGSSGAGKSSVHALLLRFYEPDSGTVELDGADVREFTPESLRSVMGVVPQEPILFEGTIADNIAYGFPSATRAQVENAATAAHCTEFIRMMPNGFDTRIGPRELSGGQRQRIAIARALIREPSVLLLDEATSALDSASELLVNQAVTDIIEEGRVTVWIIAHRLSTIRAAGHIMLLNDGQIAESGTFEQLDRPGTQFRALMATQLTSVTDAPPERPFADRTPGARRGLHTARRAAPHKHVPSPVWSVQTLVQRALAKHQLRLDDALLHRLHELAALPQPEKETLRRSSP